The following proteins come from a genomic window of Methanocella conradii HZ254:
- a CDS encoding replication protein A (Replication protein A protects and stabilize the intermediate ssDNA that is generated by the unwinding action of a DNA helicase at the replication fork. In addition, SSBs prevent the formation of secondary structures by single-stranded template DNA.): protein MVKELAKEMRKKFSELGADVPQKEIEAKLDLLVNQYKVPEEEAKRTVFNQYVRDLNLSKPSSDSPLTKIKDITSDGKWISLKAKVVQLWENEKASISQIGLLGDDTGTIKFVCFTKSDLPPVEEGKSYVFKNVITDSWQGRFSVKLNKSTVIIPSENVEVASNDVTMTGAIVDVQSGSGLVKRCPECNRILVKGACVDHGKQEGEYDLRVKAVIDDGKAAQDIILNQELTYKITGIDVKVAKKMAMDAVDPGVVLDEIKRILLGKYFTVKGPVLGSRYLLVKDMQRAPLMDGNPIIQKVEGI from the coding sequence ATGGTAAAGGAACTAGCCAAGGAAATGAGGAAAAAGTTCTCCGAGCTGGGCGCCGACGTGCCTCAGAAGGAGATCGAGGCGAAGCTCGACCTCCTCGTGAACCAGTACAAGGTGCCCGAGGAGGAGGCAAAAAGGACCGTTTTTAATCAGTATGTGAGAGACCTGAATTTATCGAAACCTTCAAGCGACTCTCCGCTCACCAAGATAAAGGACATAACGAGCGATGGCAAGTGGATCTCGCTGAAGGCGAAGGTCGTACAGCTATGGGAGAACGAGAAGGCATCCATCTCCCAGATAGGGCTGCTCGGGGACGATACGGGGACGATCAAGTTCGTTTGTTTCACCAAGTCGGACCTTCCGCCCGTGGAGGAGGGCAAGAGCTATGTTTTCAAGAACGTGATCACGGACTCCTGGCAGGGCCGGTTCTCGGTCAAGCTGAACAAGTCGACGGTGATCATTCCTTCAGAAAACGTCGAGGTCGCCAGCAACGATGTTACGATGACAGGCGCCATCGTGGACGTGCAGTCCGGCAGCGGCCTGGTGAAGCGCTGCCCCGAGTGTAACCGCATCCTGGTAAAAGGCGCGTGCGTCGACCACGGCAAGCAGGAGGGCGAATACGACCTCAGGGTTAAGGCGGTCATAGACGACGGGAAGGCCGCCCAGGATATCATATTAAACCAGGAGCTTACTTATAAAATCACCGGCATAGACGTCAAGGTCGCCAAAAAGATGGCCATGGACGCGGTGGACCCGGGCGTGGTTCTCGACGAGATCAAGCGCATACTGCTCGGCAAGTACTTCACCGTAAAGGGGCCTGTTTTGGGCAGCCGTTACCTGCTAGTAAAGGACATGCAGCGAGCTCCTCTTATGGACGGGAATCCAATAATCCAAAAGGTGGAGGGGATATAA
- a CDS encoding RPA family protein — translation MPAAREVAKRVFAKEFNASTLTFKESDDPLAPAYLLTPTGAKCNRVFIVGTLTEKENIGDDSEYWRARVTDPTGAFILYAGQYSPEASQALSDLDAPAFVAVIGKPRVYKTPDGEAIVSVRPEAVLPVDPETRDQWVLDTINATADRLLALKEGSDANAIKAIEHYHPDINEYKDMLLTAAKSLKQMEVSVVSAR, via the coding sequence ATGCCCGCGGCAAGGGAAGTCGCGAAGCGCGTCTTCGCGAAGGAGTTCAACGCATCCACCCTGACCTTTAAGGAGAGCGATGACCCGCTGGCGCCGGCGTACCTGCTAACGCCAACCGGCGCGAAGTGCAACAGGGTGTTCATCGTTGGCACGCTCACCGAAAAAGAGAACATCGGCGATGACTCAGAATACTGGAGGGCGAGGGTGACCGACCCGACGGGCGCGTTTATCTTGTATGCAGGCCAGTACAGCCCCGAGGCATCGCAGGCCCTGTCCGACCTGGATGCCCCGGCCTTCGTCGCAGTCATCGGCAAGCCCCGCGTCTATAAGACGCCGGATGGCGAGGCGATAGTGTCGGTGAGGCCCGAGGCCGTGCTACCCGTGGACCCGGAGACGAGGGACCAGTGGGTGCTCGACACCATAAACGCCACTGCAGACAGGCTTTTAGCCCTAAAAGAGGGTTCTGATGCAAACGCGATTAAGGCCATAGAGCACTACCACCCGGACATAAATGAGTATAAGGATATGCTGCTGACCGCCGCTAAATCGCTAAAGCAGATGGAGGTCAGCGTAGTGAGCGCCAGGTGA
- a CDS encoding carboxypeptidase regulatory-like domain-containing protein — MRSVRLSLIFILLLWAAVAMPAMGYPASTAIKVTVLNSDGSPAGGVHVTLQNGNYAVLGNGTTDATGACAFTVSPGSSVVRAIVSDGEYSLTSVWHDTNDTAILVRLPEVGVVSGSIKLDGMGRGNPLVVLDDARAFDSTPYEVSRQNGSSMYTFTVNRFSFTTSKGEHSIYAVGYSDGMVYMSDRLDINVTEKEDVVLELKPAGENTSILPAVAYERLFHTTAFITWANVSGTLMGADGRPVANASLTIQDYFMKDQGVTRTDANGAFAFGPLNLSTDVVRFRADIVDNGTEYVSYSRLYPVENSTSLKVNLTDYPRPTVGYIYGIITPGGNSSSPTPISGTVYLSNGMVQEASPDKNNGQFFFTVAPGTYEIYAEHVEGARRLVSDRVSVEVKPAWSPLAASPTILVVAPQKIQYLPLFAALIIGAFCIAGMWQATRRWL, encoded by the coding sequence ATGCGTAGCGTGAGGCTGAGCCTGATATTCATTTTGCTATTGTGGGCCGCCGTGGCCATGCCTGCCATGGGATACCCCGCATCAACGGCTATAAAGGTAACAGTGCTTAACTCGGATGGCTCGCCAGCCGGCGGCGTCCACGTCACGCTGCAGAACGGGAATTATGCGGTCCTCGGAAACGGTACGACCGATGCAACGGGCGCGTGCGCTTTCACGGTAAGCCCGGGCTCCAGCGTGGTGAGGGCGATCGTCTCCGACGGCGAGTATAGCCTCACCTCAGTATGGCATGATACGAACGATACCGCCATACTGGTCAGGTTACCCGAGGTGGGGGTGGTATCGGGGAGCATAAAGCTGGACGGCATGGGCAGGGGTAACCCCCTCGTGGTTCTTGATGATGCCAGGGCGTTTGACTCTACCCCATATGAGGTGTCCCGGCAGAATGGCTCAAGCATGTATACCTTCACAGTCAATCGGTTCTCATTTACTACTTCTAAAGGGGAGCATTCCATCTATGCGGTGGGCTATTCGGATGGGATGGTGTACATGTCCGATAGGCTGGACATCAACGTTACTGAAAAAGAGGACGTCGTGCTCGAGCTCAAGCCCGCCGGCGAAAATACGTCGATACTGCCCGCGGTGGCCTATGAGAGGCTGTTTCATACCACAGCTTTTATTACGTGGGCAAACGTCTCCGGAACGCTGATGGGCGCGGACGGCAGGCCGGTTGCCAACGCCTCGCTCACCATCCAGGACTACTTCATGAAGGACCAGGGCGTGACGCGCACCGACGCTAACGGCGCATTCGCGTTCGGCCCGCTCAACCTGAGCACCGACGTGGTGCGATTCAGGGCAGACATCGTGGATAACGGCACCGAGTACGTCTCCTATTCCCGGCTCTACCCTGTGGAGAACTCGACGAGCCTCAAGGTGAACCTCACCGACTACCCGCGGCCGACCGTGGGCTACATATATGGCATCATCACGCCAGGCGGCAACAGCTCAAGCCCTACGCCCATCTCGGGCACCGTCTACCTGAGCAATGGCATGGTGCAGGAGGCATCGCCCGATAAGAATAATGGCCAGTTCTTCTTCACGGTGGCGCCAGGGACGTATGAGATATACGCCGAGCACGTGGAAGGAGCGCGGCGCCTCGTATCCGATAGGGTCAGCGTCGAGGTTAAGCCAGCGTGGTCGCCCCTGGCCGCCAGCCCAACCATACTGGTCGTGGCGCCCCAAAAAATACAGTACTTGCCGCTCTTCGCTGCGCTCATCATCGGCGCATTTTGCATCGCAGGGATGTGGCAAGCGACGAGGAGATGGCTATAA
- a CDS encoding winged helix-turn-helix transcriptional regulator encodes MRKGILFEAVVAIIIVLLAFTLYAMTCEGAPAAAIKWTTPAYDQPRYMYAGENGTLYSFTGNSIYAIDGDGNGLWNLTIPDMWRISIDWLRLKDMGDIAVGGFTGVNEVSPVVAASDGVLYVYARPNITASDEIETIYNCTVVFAISADGAILWSVPLESRLILYGNASLDAASIYAYGGRVYVFHDYTETVIDKNGRVLFSIEGVSDPPAVDERGYIYTVTPVRGNQLLEGGAYDYRIPSGVINAYDPSGRLAWSQDIGEPAMRQYLREDVRQQYDTLPIYRNNELYIPLQNGMLSMSTDGTVNWVKRLNGTTRLLEMMPMDSSGNFYLEQVNHANLSASSLYVLSGDGSILSKPVAYDEYRSWNYKAGKDGVLYYASIEAARNRSLADLDSMRLTALDVRNGSALWTYTIPAYKKSTITLDASSIRNIFGPYTSADIMASSEKRYPYPNAGTRVFGYSDVRVLPGDGRVYISYADYNYEYPIVPGRSQCVYASGIVAIDANGREEWQQSTDSPVTAMAEGNSTLFYSTMDGKISAARFDPATGLTVAVVAYVFVRFFVFGAVSRARSRLDKNENRNAVLKYIADHPGSTLYEIARGVNMNLGTARYHVLILGINHRITSQKADNKFVRFFINSNTFSKEEQVLLSFIKREPMRKVLGLLLEKPRLTNVDLSRELDIAESTISKYIKELSSKDIITKEPLPGGRFAYSIKKEYRERVAMALESFKCVA; translated from the coding sequence ATGAGAAAGGGTATCCTGTTCGAAGCCGTGGTAGCGATAATCATCGTTTTGCTAGCGTTCACGCTCTACGCAATGACCTGCGAGGGCGCCCCAGCCGCAGCCATAAAGTGGACGACTCCGGCTTACGATCAGCCCCGATACATGTACGCGGGCGAAAATGGTACCTTATACTCGTTCACGGGGAACAGCATATACGCCATAGATGGGGATGGCAATGGCCTCTGGAACCTGACCATACCTGACATGTGGCGCATTTCCATCGACTGGCTCAGGCTGAAGGATATGGGGGACATAGCCGTGGGCGGGTTCACGGGCGTCAACGAGGTCAGCCCGGTCGTGGCGGCCTCCGACGGTGTCCTCTACGTGTACGCCCGGCCCAACATAACGGCCTCTGACGAGATCGAGACGATATACAATTGCACCGTCGTGTTCGCCATCTCGGCCGATGGGGCCATATTGTGGAGCGTCCCGCTGGAGAGCAGGCTCATCCTGTATGGGAACGCCTCGCTGGACGCGGCTTCCATATACGCTTATGGGGGCAGGGTCTACGTGTTTCATGATTATACGGAGACGGTTATAGACAAGAACGGTAGAGTCCTGTTCAGCATCGAGGGCGTATCCGACCCGCCCGCCGTCGACGAGCGTGGATACATCTACACGGTTACGCCTGTCAGGGGCAACCAGCTTCTAGAAGGGGGAGCGTACGACTATAGGATACCTTCAGGCGTGATAAACGCCTACGACCCCTCGGGAAGGCTGGCCTGGAGCCAGGACATAGGCGAGCCAGCCATGCGCCAGTATCTCAGGGAGGATGTCAGGCAGCAATACGATACGCTGCCCATTTACAGGAACAACGAGCTATACATTCCGCTTCAAAACGGCATGCTCTCTATGAGCACTGATGGCACGGTTAACTGGGTCAAGAGGCTTAATGGGACTACGAGGCTCTTAGAGATGATGCCGATGGACTCGTCTGGCAACTTTTACCTGGAGCAGGTAAATCATGCTAACCTGTCGGCCTCAAGCCTTTACGTTTTATCCGGCGATGGCTCCATCCTGTCAAAGCCAGTGGCATATGACGAATACCGCTCGTGGAACTATAAGGCAGGAAAGGATGGCGTATTATATTACGCTTCCATTGAGGCCGCCAGGAACAGGAGCCTGGCGGACCTGGACTCGATGAGGCTAACGGCGCTCGACGTGAGGAATGGCTCGGCCCTGTGGACTTATACGATCCCCGCTTATAAGAAGAGCACGATAACGCTGGACGCCTCGAGCATCAGGAATATATTCGGCCCATACACGTCGGCCGATATAATGGCCAGCAGCGAGAAGCGCTATCCGTACCCCAACGCGGGCACGAGGGTTTTTGGGTACAGCGATGTCAGGGTTTTACCAGGCGATGGGCGCGTCTACATAAGCTATGCGGACTATAACTACGAGTACCCGATCGTGCCCGGGCGGTCACAGTGCGTCTATGCCTCGGGCATCGTCGCCATCGACGCTAATGGCAGGGAGGAGTGGCAGCAGTCTACCGACTCGCCGGTGACGGCCATGGCCGAGGGCAACAGCACGCTGTTCTACAGCACCATGGACGGCAAGATATCCGCGGCGAGGTTCGACCCGGCGACCGGGCTTACCGTCGCAGTCGTGGCCTACGTGTTTGTACGGTTCTTCGTGTTCGGCGCCGTGTCAAGGGCGCGGTCCAGGCTGGACAAGAACGAGAACCGCAACGCTGTTTTAAAGTACATAGCCGACCACCCGGGCTCTACGCTGTATGAGATAGCCAGGGGGGTGAACATGAACCTAGGCACGGCAAGGTACCATGTGCTAATACTGGGGATAAACCACCGCATCACGTCGCAGAAGGCAGATAACAAGTTCGTGCGCTTCTTCATCAACTCGAACACCTTTAGCAAGGAAGAGCAGGTGCTGCTATCCTTCATAAAAAGGGAGCCCATGCGGAAGGTGCTGGGGCTTCTGCTCGAAAAGCCCCGCCTGACCAATGTCGACCTGTCCCGGGAGCTGGACATCGCGGAGTCCACCATCAGCAAGTATATAAAGGAACTCTCCTCCAAGGACATCATCACTAAGGAGCCGCTGCCAGGCGGCAGGTTCGCCTACTCCATCAAGAAAGAGTACAGGGAGCGCGTCGCCATGGCGCTGGAGAGCTTTAAATGCGTAGCGTGA
- a CDS encoding response regulator transcription factor: MTKIMVVDDEPDLVEVVKLILESDGYQVVTALSGQEALDKMEKEMPDLVLLDIIMPKMDGWEVHSRIKSNPKTHDIPVIMLTAKDQRIDKLIGLHVVRVDDYITKPFGRAELLERIKRVLQERHKVAH, translated from the coding sequence ATGACGAAGATCATGGTTGTCGATGACGAGCCCGACCTCGTCGAGGTGGTGAAGCTTATCCTGGAGAGCGATGGCTATCAGGTGGTCACCGCCCTGAGCGGCCAGGAGGCGCTCGATAAGATGGAGAAGGAGATGCCTGACCTGGTTTTGCTTGATATAATTATGCCTAAGATGGACGGCTGGGAGGTGCACTCGAGGATAAAGAGCAATCCGAAGACGCACGATATCCCCGTCATAATGTTGACCGCGAAGGACCAGCGTATCGATAAGCTCATCGGCCTTCATGTGGTGCGTGTGGACGATTATATCACGAAGCCTTTTGGCCGGGCGGAGCTGCTTGAGCGCATCAAGCGGGTGCTGCAGGAGAGGCATAAGGTGGCGCATTGA
- the rqcH gene encoding ribosome rescue protein RqcH yields the protein MKEEMSSVDVYAAVRELQFLVDAKVEKAYQHTADEIRIRLQEFKTGKYDLVIEAGKRLHLTRHPRESPKLPPSFPMMLRKHMMGGRITRIAQHNFDRIVEIEVARAGVKSTLVAELFAQGNVILLDGERRIMMPLRSMKMKDRDVVRGEQYEYPPAQLSPMDMTVDSLKKLFEASDRDVVRTLATETSVGGMYAEEALAIAGIDKGRPAKSLVDSEIQLIANGLSELFRPLKEGNLKPNIVLEDGKEIDALPIELSRYSSHQKVYFESFNQALDEYFSRHVAAEAKAEVVERKAEKLGVYERRLRQQEEAIAKFEREEAENVRKGEAIYAEYNTISEVIGVIRGARAKGYSWDDIRKILRDARKAGNKAASLIQSVDPAANTVNVKLSSVSVNVNIDLTVPQNAQAYYDKAKKARLKKEGALKAIEETKKAMAKETPAPPREPSAKAHPRKPRWYEKYRWFYTSDGFLVIGGRDADQNEELVKKYMEKSDVFFHAQAFGAPITIVKAGGRDVTPAALAEAAQFAVSYSSVWKSGQYSGDCFWVRPEQVSKTPEHGEYVAKGAFIIRGDRNYVKNVEVRAAVGIRFDETGCYVIGGPVAAVKARARYSVEVEPGEFSQGDVAKKIYRYFLEHAREEDAKAIRQAASPDRIAPFLPPGESRMVQ from the coding sequence ATGAAAGAGGAGATGTCCAGCGTCGACGTGTACGCCGCAGTCCGGGAGCTACAGTTCTTAGTGGACGCGAAGGTGGAGAAGGCGTACCAGCACACGGCCGACGAGATACGCATCAGGCTACAGGAGTTCAAGACTGGCAAGTACGACCTGGTAATCGAGGCGGGCAAGAGGCTCCACCTGACAAGGCACCCGCGGGAGTCGCCAAAGCTGCCGCCATCGTTCCCGATGATGCTCAGGAAGCACATGATGGGCGGCAGGATAACGAGGATAGCGCAGCACAACTTTGACAGAATTGTGGAGATAGAGGTGGCCAGGGCTGGCGTGAAGAGCACGCTGGTGGCGGAATTGTTCGCCCAGGGCAACGTGATTTTGCTGGATGGCGAGAGAAGGATAATGATGCCCCTCCGCTCCATGAAGATGAAGGACAGGGACGTGGTGAGGGGGGAGCAGTACGAGTACCCGCCCGCCCAGCTTAGCCCGATGGACATGACGGTTGATTCGCTGAAGAAGCTCTTCGAGGCGTCTGACAGGGACGTGGTGAGGACGCTGGCAACCGAGACGAGCGTCGGAGGCATGTACGCAGAAGAGGCGCTGGCCATAGCGGGCATTGACAAGGGCAGGCCCGCGAAAAGCCTCGTGGACAGCGAGATACAGCTTATCGCTAACGGCCTGAGCGAGCTTTTCAGGCCTCTCAAAGAAGGAAACTTGAAGCCCAACATAGTCCTCGAGGATGGCAAGGAGATAGACGCCCTGCCCATTGAGCTAAGCAGGTACTCGAGTCACCAGAAGGTTTACTTTGAGTCCTTCAACCAGGCGCTGGACGAGTACTTCAGCAGGCATGTGGCGGCAGAGGCTAAGGCCGAGGTCGTGGAGAGGAAGGCCGAAAAGCTAGGAGTGTACGAGCGCCGACTCAGGCAGCAGGAGGAGGCCATAGCTAAGTTCGAGAGGGAAGAGGCGGAAAACGTGCGCAAGGGCGAGGCCATCTACGCCGAGTATAACACCATTAGCGAGGTCATAGGCGTCATCAGGGGCGCCAGGGCGAAGGGCTACTCCTGGGACGATATCCGTAAGATATTGAGAGACGCCAGGAAAGCCGGGAATAAGGCGGCATCGCTGATACAGTCGGTGGACCCGGCGGCCAACACGGTAAACGTGAAGCTCTCCAGCGTGTCTGTGAACGTCAACATCGACTTGACGGTCCCTCAGAACGCCCAGGCATACTATGATAAGGCCAAGAAGGCACGGCTTAAGAAGGAGGGGGCGCTAAAAGCTATTGAGGAGACGAAGAAGGCCATGGCAAAGGAGACGCCAGCCCCGCCCAGGGAGCCATCGGCTAAAGCGCATCCGCGCAAGCCAAGGTGGTATGAGAAATACAGGTGGTTTTACACCTCCGACGGCTTTCTGGTCATAGGGGGCCGTGACGCCGACCAGAACGAGGAGCTAGTCAAGAAGTATATGGAGAAGAGTGATGTTTTCTTCCACGCTCAGGCTTTCGGCGCTCCCATCACCATTGTTAAGGCGGGCGGCAGGGATGTCACGCCCGCTGCGCTCGCCGAGGCCGCCCAGTTCGCCGTCTCATACTCGTCCGTCTGGAAGTCGGGGCAGTATTCGGGCGATTGTTTCTGGGTCCGCCCTGAGCAGGTGAGCAAGACGCCGGAGCATGGCGAGTACGTGGCGAAGGGGGCATTCATTATAAGGGGCGACAGGAATTACGTTAAGAACGTGGAGGTGCGGGCGGCGGTTGGCATCAGGTTTGACGAGACCGGGTGCTACGTTATCGGGGGGCCGGTTGCGGCGGTGAAGGCGCGGGCCAGGTATAGCGTCGAGGTCGAGCCTGGCGAGTTCAGCCAGGGCGACGTGGCCAAGAAGATTTACCGCTACTTCCTGGAGCACGCCAGGGAGGAGGATGCTAAGGCGATACGCCAGGCCGCCTCACCCGATAGAATAGCGCCTTTCCTGCCGCCTGGAGAGTCGAGGATGGTGCAATGA
- a CDS encoding mRNA surveillance protein pelota → MKVNKEELRGDYGEISLTPESLDDLWHLKYVIEPGDTVFSLTFRTLESATDKLRPEKVDKKPVRLGIRAESVEFHKFSNRLRIKGTIVSGVDVGMYHTLNIEPFSELSIIKHWKPDQIERIRDAVEAARIPEIEIVTIEEGEAVIGYLRQYGVEEVAHIRRASSGKMEGVDIRQEFYAEVAAHLKHAEKVKTFVIAGPGFVKDEFVKYLKNNVKDVADKILVEETSSIGSSGFQEVLRRGAIERVAMEMRISREARLIERLMVEIATDGKATYGYEQTRRAVEYGAVEALLIADETLRNFREKGMVEVERMMKEVERSRGKVVVFSTEFEPGQRLEKLGGIAALLRFKVGG, encoded by the coding sequence ATGAAGGTCAATAAGGAGGAGCTTCGGGGCGACTATGGGGAGATCTCGCTTACGCCCGAGTCCCTGGATGACCTGTGGCACCTGAAATACGTCATTGAGCCTGGCGACACCGTTTTTTCTCTAACCTTCAGGACGCTGGAGAGCGCCACGGATAAGCTCCGGCCGGAGAAGGTGGACAAGAAGCCGGTACGGCTGGGCATAAGGGCCGAATCCGTGGAGTTCCACAAGTTCTCGAATCGCCTGCGCATCAAGGGCACTATCGTCTCTGGCGTAGACGTGGGCATGTACCACACGCTCAACATAGAGCCTTTCTCCGAGCTCTCCATAATAAAGCACTGGAAGCCGGACCAGATAGAGCGAATACGGGACGCCGTAGAGGCCGCCAGGATTCCCGAGATAGAGATCGTCACCATCGAGGAAGGCGAGGCCGTGATAGGGTACCTGAGGCAGTATGGCGTCGAGGAGGTGGCCCACATAAGGCGGGCATCGTCGGGCAAGATGGAGGGCGTCGATATCAGGCAGGAATTCTACGCCGAGGTGGCCGCACACCTGAAGCATGCAGAAAAGGTGAAGACCTTCGTCATCGCGGGGCCGGGCTTCGTTAAGGACGAGTTCGTGAAGTATCTCAAGAATAACGTGAAGGATGTCGCCGACAAGATACTAGTCGAGGAGACTTCTTCTATTGGCTCTTCAGGTTTCCAGGAGGTCCTGCGACGTGGGGCAATTGAGCGCGTAGCCATGGAGATGCGCATCTCAAGGGAGGCAAGGCTCATCGAGCGCCTCATGGTGGAGATAGCGACGGATGGCAAGGCCACGTATGGGTACGAGCAGACGAGGCGGGCCGTCGAGTACGGCGCCGTCGAGGCGCTATTGATAGCGGACGAGACGCTGAGGAATTTTAGGGAGAAGGGAATGGTGGAAGTGGAGCGCATGATGAAAGAAGTGGAGCGTTCGAGGGGAAAGGTCGTGGTCTTCTCGACGGAGTTCGAGCCGGGCCAGCGCCTCGAGAAGCTGGGCGGCATCGCCGCCCTCCTGAGGTTCAAGGTCGGCGGGTAA
- the mptA gene encoding GTP cyclohydrolase MptA encodes MLPDVQAGNPDVRLSLTKVGITDVKKMVEIYRGSKRPIILIPTFDIFVDLPSNRKGANLSRNLEVIDKVLEDAIKEPVYAIEDLCVDVSKELLAKHEYASRAEVSMRGEYMMKRRSPVTDMECQEVYDICADAVAVKGGLISKGIGARVIAMTACPCAQDIMKAQAEQKLRKLGIAQDLIDEFLADMPMPTHNQRGIGSIKIEFSDHRDGENRRISIESIIDIIEQSMSCQVFELLKRQDEEYVVRTAHQNPKFVEDCVRAMAKNLVQRFPDLSDDTTITIKQVNEESIHRHNAFAERIATFGELKKEVNGRALVKARPEPSKHVGAKAGHKKAKA; translated from the coding sequence ATGTTACCCGACGTGCAAGCCGGCAACCCCGACGTCAGGCTCAGCCTCACGAAGGTGGGCATCACCGATGTCAAGAAGATGGTAGAGATTTATCGCGGTAGTAAGCGGCCCATCATCCTTATTCCTACTTTTGATATTTTCGTGGATTTGCCCTCGAACCGGAAGGGGGCGAACCTTTCAAGAAATCTGGAGGTCATCGACAAGGTCCTGGAGGATGCCATCAAGGAGCCCGTTTACGCTATTGAGGATTTATGCGTCGACGTGTCGAAGGAGCTTCTGGCTAAGCATGAGTACGCCTCCCGTGCCGAGGTGAGCATGCGGGGGGAGTATATGATGAAGCGGCGCTCGCCGGTGACTGACATGGAGTGCCAGGAGGTTTACGATATTTGCGCCGACGCGGTCGCAGTGAAGGGCGGGCTTATAAGCAAGGGCATCGGCGCCCGCGTGATCGCGATGACCGCCTGCCCGTGCGCCCAGGACATCATGAAGGCCCAGGCGGAGCAGAAGCTGCGTAAGCTGGGCATCGCTCAGGACTTGATCGATGAGTTTTTGGCTGATATGCCCATGCCCACGCATAACCAGCGTGGCATCGGCTCCATCAAGATCGAATTTTCCGACCACAGGGACGGCGAGAACAGGCGCATATCGATAGAGTCTATAATTGACATCATCGAGCAGTCCATGAGCTGCCAGGTGTTTGAGCTGCTTAAGAGGCAGGACGAGGAGTACGTGGTCAGGACCGCCCACCAAAACCCCAAGTTCGTCGAGGACTGCGTGCGGGCCATGGCCAAGAATCTAGTACAAAGGTTCCCAGACCTGAGCGATGACACGACTATAACTATAAAGCAGGTCAACGAGGAGAGCATCCACCGGCACAACGCCTTCGCCGAGCGGATCGCCACGTTTGGCGAGCTCAAGAAGGAGGTCAACGGCAGGGCGCTCGTGAAGGCGAGGCCTGAGCCATCAAAGCACGTAGGCGCAAAAGCAGGGCACAAAAAGGCGAAGGCTTAA
- a CDS encoding RNA-guided endonuclease InsQ/TnpB family protein, translated as MLRSYRYRFYPSTEVRNNIDVALNYCRFTYNKLLELYRNGKIKTVYDACNYVATLKQQYPELKTVYSKTLQRAGNHLFNNIMVLASLKNKGFKTGGLRYKNEYRFRTLEYNQSGFKITENLLELSKIGTVKLILHRPLPEGRIKSIFLSKLAYKAESAGRVLVRVDPRETSQKCYCGNIVKKDLSDRVHDCPCCGVSLDRDFNSALNILKKGLELLSGREGREPPGLPVEPAVNRDHQVSKPLA; from the coding sequence ATGCTCAGGAGCTACAGGTACCGTTTCTACCCATCCACGGAGGTCAGAAACAACATAGATGTAGCCCTAAACTATTGTAGGTTCACCTATAACAAATTGTTAGAGTTATACCGTAATGGAAAAATCAAAACGGTTTACGATGCTTGTAACTATGTGGCAACGCTTAAACAACAATATCCTGAGCTTAAAACTGTGTATAGCAAGACACTACAGAGGGCTGGCAACCATCTTTTCAACAACATCATGGTACTGGCATCCCTTAAAAATAAGGGTTTTAAAACAGGTGGACTTCGTTATAAGAACGAGTACAGGTTCAGGACGCTGGAGTATAACCAGTCGGGGTTTAAAATAACCGAGAACTTACTGGAATTATCCAAAATAGGGACAGTTAAGCTAATTCTTCACAGACCACTACCAGAGGGCAGAATCAAGTCAATATTTCTTAGCAAGCTGGCTTACAAGGCTGAAAGTGCTGGCAGGGTTCTTGTTAGGGTAGACCCAAGGGAAACGTCTCAGAAGTGCTATTGTGGGAACATCGTGAAAAAAGACCTTTCGGACAGGGTTCACGATTGTCCCTGTTGTGGAGTGTCTCTGGACAGGGATTTCAACTCCGCCTTAAACATTCTTAAGAAGGGGTTGGAACTACTGTCGGGGCGGGAAGGGCGGGAACCGCCCGGATTGCCTGTGGAGCCAGCGGTCAATAGAGACCACCAGGTCTCCAAACCGCTAGCGTAG